The stretch of DNA TCTGCAAATCAGCCGCTCTTCCTCCTCTCTCTCCAATATCAAAGACTGGCCAAGCTATAACCAGATTATCAACGTGTATTCCCATGACAATTTTGATCCGGACAACGGCGAGGACGCTGACGGCTTTGCCGCCAAACTGACCATTGGACCGGGTAATGTATTCGACGGCTGTATTGCTGCCTGGAATACAGACGACGGCTGGGACCTGTATTCCAAATCAGAGACGGGCCCCATTGGGATCGTCACGATTAAGAACAGTATCGCTTATAAAAATGGACAAACCTCGGATGGCAATTCAACCGCAGAAAGTGACGGAAACGGATTCAAGCTCGGTGGCGACAAAATTGCCGTCAATCACATTGTTCAGAATAGCATTGCCTTCCAAAACAAAAAACATGGCTTCACCTATAACTCTAATCCGGGCTCTATTCAGCTGACCAACAACACCTCTTGGAACAATGGCGAGAGCAATTTCGCATTCGACAAAGGTTCCCATATCTTTACTAACAATCTTTCCTTCGCTGGCGGATCCAGTGACAAGACTAGCGGAACTGACGTGCAGAACACCAACGTATGGTGGAAGAATAAAGCCAGCTCGAACGGCAAAGGCCTCGTTGTTAGCAGCAATGACTTTAAGAGCCTGACGCCTTCCGTAACAAGAAACGCTGATGGCTCTTTTACACTTGGCAACTTCCTTAAATTAGCCACCGGCAGTGACCTGATCGGGGCCGGAACGCCTAGCGGCACAAACATCGGTGCTACCCTGCCTTGACTGCTTACTGGACACAGCAATTAAGTACTGGAATTTTTAGATTTATCCAAAATGTACCACAAAATGGGCCGCAGTAAATGCAATAATGTCTACAGAAACCTAATTCAATCTCAATATGGAGGTAACATATTTGCCAAAGCACGTTATTCGAAACCTGCGGCCAGAGGACTACGGAGCTGTTGCGAAGCTGCTAAACACCATCTTGTCAGAGCCTACAACGGCTGAGATGCTGAAAGATGAAGAAGACAAAATCCCCCCAGGAAAACTGCATTATAGTGAGGAAGGGATGCTGCTCGGCTGGGATCGGCCCAAGTGGGTCGTGGAGAATGAGCAAGATCAAATTATCGCCTATGCGATTGCATGGCGGGCGCCATGGGCTGAACCGGGAGAGCTTGCCTTTACGCTCGTCGTTGACCCGGACCGTTGCAGCGAAGGTGTGGGGACTGCACTCTATAACACGATTCATCATTGGGCGGAAGAAGTGAGGGCATCACGGTTAGTCACATCCATTCGGGAATCGGACAGCCGTGCTTTAACTTTTGCACAACAGCGAGAATATGTACAAGAACGCCATTTGTTTGAGTCCGTCTTGGATCTGTCTTCCTTTGACGGCGAGCCGCTGTATCAATCCATAGAAGAAGCTAAGCAGAAGGGAATTCAGTTCACTACACTTGCAGAGGAACCTGGAGAACCTAATGAAAGAAAGCTGCATGAGCTCTATGAGATTACAAGCAAGGATATTCCTGGTTACTCCGGCAGCTATCCTTGGTTCGAAGAATGGAAAAAATGGAGTATCGAGCAGAATGGGGTACGCCCGGAATGGATTCATATTGCCAAGGACGGTGATCGCTACATTGGCGTTGCTACCTTGCAGCAGAATGAGCAAACCCGCGCGATGTACCATGAATTCACAGGTGTGCATCCCGAGTATCGCGGGCGCCATATTGCACTCGCCCTGAAAATGCTTGCTATACGGACTGCGCAGGCATATGGTGTTCCCTACTTAAGAACCCATAACGATTCCCTTAACGGCCCCATGCTGAGGGTCAACCGGGACCTCCTTGGATTTACAGGTGAACCCGGGCTGTTTAAGATGGTGCGGGAGCTAAGTTAATCCGTTCAACCCAGGAAGAGAAATAGCGGTAGTGAGCAACACCTTTCCGTGTCAACGCTACCGCTTGTTTTGTTTTATATATCTTAAGATGTTACTTTGCCTTGAATTCCAGCTTTCCGGAATCCCTTGTAAGAATCGAGCGCCGCAAATCCCTCATATTCAACCGGAATTGCTCGCTGAACAGGTTAGGATTTCTAAGGAGAACAACCAGCACAACAGAAGAAACTGTATGAACAGCTAGGTTAAAGATCGCGACAGCCAAGGTCCACTGCTGCTTCATCCACTTGAAGATAGCCACAGCAAACTCAAGTATCATGACAAGGACCACGAGGGGCCAGTAAGAATGAAGCACCTCTTCATTAAATACGGGGTATGAGAATTCAAAGCCGTTTACTCCTTTTACATATACGCGAATTAGCTTGGATGCATTGAAGTAAACGGAACCCCAAACAGCGGTCCATAATAATCCGCCAAAGATCTCAGACTTGGTGAATGCCTTTTCTCGATCAAGATATTTAATTCTCTTCAGGTCATCGGGTGTCCAAAATTCGGAATAGGCGGAGACTGTCCCTATCCCTTCTCCGACAATTTGCTGGATAACAGCTGAGATCATCTGCTCTCCGTTATTGTGAAAGACTTCATTAGCAATCACCGAGATCAGGGAGATCGTTACCACGATAGGCTATATCATCTTGAGAAGATGAATATACCCATCATAATATCTGGGACCAATCAGATGCATAGGCCGATCTTTATAATTTCCTGCAAGAACAGCCGGATTCCCCAATTGGGCAAGAACGCCCTTGACTTCTTCTTCGGTATATTCCTCCGGTAACATATCCTCGATCGTCGAACGCAGCTCAAGCGCAATATCCGCCCGCATTTTCTCGGGAAGCCTGCGTGTCACTTCCTGAATATATAGCTCAATTAGATTCATGTTGATCTTCCTCCCCCTTCAATAGTTGAACCAATTCTTGAGTGGTCTTCTTCCACTCTGCCTTCAACTGCTGATAGATTTCCATACCGTACTCGCTGAGTACATAGTACTTACGCGGCCTGCTCTCTGATGTATCCCAGCTGCTGGTGACCAAATCCTGTTTCTCCAGACGGCGAAGCAGGGGATACAAGGTGCTCTGATCGATCGAAATTCCGCTCGCTTCCAGCAATTGAACGAGGGAGTAGCCATATTGAGGCTTGCGCAGCTGGCTTAACACGGCCAAAGTTAACGTTCCTCTCCTTAATTCTGTAATCAAAGTATTTAATAAATCGTTCATCCAGCCACCTCAATTGATGTATGCTGTGTGACATACAGTATTTATATACTGTGTATCGTACACTATTATGATTCTGATAACAATAAGATTATGTAAATAATTCAAAAAGATCTAAGCAGGATAGGTTTAAGTTTAGGGATAATAGTAAGATGGGAGGTGTCTCTATGAAATGAATATTAAAGCGACCTTAGTCAGTAAAAATAGCAGCAGCCAAGGACGGAAAATATAGTCCTAGACTGCTGCTATTTTATTGAACTAATATGTATCGTTAGTCCATAAGACGCTTCACTGCTTTAGAGGGGGTGTTCCCCTCAGTTTATTCTTAACTAGGAATAGTATACTTGTTCTACATTATATAATGTATGCTCGATAGTTGGACAAAGTACGGCATCTACTTTGTGAAATTTAACTCGAAAGTATAAACTTTTCAAGAAGTTCTTTATATTATTTTTTTGCTTAAAGGCATGAAGGAATTCTGGATTTTTCTCCACGTCCCCAAAACTTTGGATCCATTTCTCTACATAGGTTTGACTAAGTATTTTTTTATTTAAAACACTAATTATAGAATTCACCATTCTTTCATCTTCCCCATCGGAGTAAACTCGATCCGTTATGGTCATCTTTTCATAGACTAAATCGAGGATGATTAAGAGGTCTTTTTTGTCCAGTTCTGAGCATTGGGCCAGATCGTCCAAAGCATCTGCTGCATGAGCTATGGCATGAGCCCACCCTTTTTCTTCATCATACCCACGGTAATCTCGCTCCTTATGTATATTATAAAATACTTTCTCTTTGATCTGATGAATATGCTTACTTGATAAAAATGGCGATTCCCTATGCTTCATCAGGAGAAGCGGTATAACTAGCATAGAGAAAGATCTAGTGAAGACAGAGTCTGTATTTGTTTCACCCAGCCTGAAAAGTAAATGGTTTTTATCCAAAACAACGGATAGGAGTTGTTCCAGTTCGTTTACAGTTAGAGCATTACCCGGAATCCAATTGGATAAGGTTGTATAAATTAGCTCATCACGTAATTGGGCATCTATAGAACCGATGTTATCCATCATCTCTTGTATCAATTGGAATGTACCCGAAGGCGCTTGGTAACCATTGGTTTTTATCAATATCAGCTTTTCTTTAAGCGTCATTTTACACACTCCTACTATAAAGTTACATTTGCATTCAAAGATATAATGTACGTGCTTACCTCCTTCATTTAAAATGACATATAATTTAGAGGCTTTATAAATATTCCGGATATCTGGGGCGACAAGTCTTGTGTTCCAAGGAAAAAAATATACCTGCCCCTTTTTTATTTCAAACGTAAATCAAAAGATAATTGTTCCACGCTAGGGGAAGCATATATACTGTAAAAAGATAAGCTGAGCAGCTAAAGAAACCGCTGTCTCTCGTTCATTGAGAAGAAAGATCGCGGTTCTTCATGCTTCAGAACTAATTTTTCATAACTGCTGCAGCGCGGCTTCAATCGACGTATCGCCGGATTTTAAATCAAATGCCCTGCGATATGTCCGCGTATCATCTAATACCGCTTGTATCATCCTGGCCACATCCTCACGCGGAATCGCTCCCCGCTCCAAGTCTTCGGCACAAGCAATTCGTCCGGTTCCAGGCTCATTCAGCAGTGCACCAGGGCGAATAATGGTATAGTCCAGCGAAGTTGACACCAGTATTCGGTCGGCATAGTGCTTAGCTGCGTAATAAGGCTTGATCTGCTCTACCCAGCGATCCCTTCGGTGGGCACCCATTGCGCTCACCATAACGAATCGCTTAACACCCGCCAGCTCTGCGGCTTCCATCATTTTAACGGCTCCATCCAGATCGATAAGAAGGGTCATGTCTGCCCCTGTGCTTCCTCCTGAGCCGGCTGTAAACACAATAGAATCAAAGCCCGTAACCAGGCGAACAAGCTCCTCTACGCCGGCTAGAAGGTTGCCGTTCACGGCCTGAATCCCCTCTTGTAATAGCTTGTCGGCCTGCTCTTGACGGCGAACCATGGCCGTAACCCGGTGCTTCCCACTCTCGGCAAGCATACGCACAAGCTGACGACCGATCTGTCCACTCGCTCCTACGACAAGTACATTCATGTGATCTCCTCCTATCCATAGCTCTATCGCTATTAGTATCGCATGAACTAGATCCATTTCCAAATCCCGTAAGCACAGCTAGCCTCAAACATTTTTAAAGTGGAAATCCCCTGTTTTGATTGTTTTTGGCATAAAAATAGCCATGTCCGATACAACCGGCATGGCTATTATTCATCCTCCTTGCCCTCAGGCGTAATACTCATTCTTCAGGCTTGGAATATACAATTTTCTTAATACTGTGGCAAGACAAGCAGAACTGTGCTGCCAGCTGGTCAATGGAGATGCCGCTAGCGAATCGCAGCCTGATCTCTCTATTTCTCTGCTGCAGGTATTTTCTGCCCCCCGAAGCCTCGCCCCATTTTTTGTGCTGGTCTTCGGGTTTGGGGATATAGATCATCCCGCCGTTTACATACTTTTGAATCTCCCTAATGAGATGATCTGGGAGAATAACATCCGCATTTACATATTTCATGACCGCTTCGCTCCTTAAAATGATTGGCTCTTCTTAAGGAAGCAAAGTCTGGTCTACAGCTTTCGAGTCGTTAGACAAATGAGTTGACGGAAAATACCCGCCCTATGCAAACAACCGCCATTGTCTGTAAACCAGACTTTGCATAGAGCGGCTCGGATACTTCACCTTGTCAAGCATTCCCATCTTAAGGTCACCCTCCCTTCATAAGCTATAAAGTTATCTCCGCAAAGGCTATTACTCTTCACTTTGCAGCGTAATTAAAATCTCCGTAATATTCTGACGAAGCTCTTCATGGTTCTGTTCCACATACTGTCTATGTCCATCAATGCCGCGATGGATGATCGCGTTCATCACTTGGTGAACATCCGGATTAGTCGCCTGAATAAGGTCCTCTGTAAAAGCAGCTGCCTGCTCGGGACTGTATGCAAATTTGCGGATCAACAGGGACAGCATCAGCGCATGCGCATCATGTGGAGCCATGTGGTCCCGCTGAACAATGGCGTTAACGGCCCCGAAGCAGAAGGCTGAGATGACCTGACGCTCCAGCTCATTCGTCTCTTCAAAAGTAATCCCCAATCCCTCATAAATCACATCTGTAAAATCAATTAATTCGTCTATTGCCTGCATAACGGTCATAAGTGACCTCCTCATTAAAATCGATCAGGCTCCAAATTTGTATTCCATACGGCTTTTTTGTACAGAAGCGAGCTCTGGTCCATCAGAT from Paenibacillus sp. CAA11 encodes:
- a CDS encoding right-handed parallel beta-helix repeat-containing protein; the encoded protein is MKRLQKSKFLIALTSLLIVGAVPLSSPSLSAAEDQVQIEIAASALNVIYVSPNGKDSNAGTLNSPTTLASAITKVQPGGTIYLRGGTYSFASPITIERDNAGKSGSYKTITATQGEKPVLDFSAEAFDSAARGLQIFGHYWQVEGLEVRGAGDNGIFIGGNYNIVKNVETHHNRDSGLQISRSSSSLSNIKDWPSYNQIINVYSHDNFDPDNGEDADGFAAKLTIGPGNVFDGCIAAWNTDDGWDLYSKSETGPIGIVTIKNSIAYKNGQTSDGNSTAESDGNGFKLGGDKIAVNHIVQNSIAFQNKKHGFTYNSNPGSIQLTNNTSWNNGESNFAFDKGSHIFTNNLSFAGGSSDKTSGTDVQNTNVWWKNKASSNGKGLVVSSNDFKSLTPSVTRNADGSFTLGNFLKLATGSDLIGAGTPSGTNIGATLP
- a CDS encoding GNAT family N-acetyltransferase translates to MPKHVIRNLRPEDYGAVAKLLNTILSEPTTAEMLKDEEDKIPPGKLHYSEEGMLLGWDRPKWVVENEQDQIIAYAIAWRAPWAEPGELAFTLVVDPDRCSEGVGTALYNTIHHWAEEVRASRLVTSIRESDSRALTFAQQREYVQERHLFESVLDLSSFDGEPLYQSIEEAKQKGIQFTTLAEEPGEPNERKLHELYEITSKDIPGYSGSYPWFEEWKKWSIEQNGVRPEWIHIAKDGDRYIGVATLQQNEQTRAMYHEFTGVHPEYRGRHIALALKMLAIRTAQAYGVPYLRTHNDSLNGPMLRVNRDLLGFTGEPGLFKMVRELS
- a CDS encoding HAAS signaling domain-containing protein, encoding MNLIELYIQEVTRRLPEKMRADIALELRSTIEDMLPEEYTEEEVKGVLAQLGNPAVLAGNYKDRPMHLIGPRYYDGYIHLLKMI
- a CDS encoding PadR family transcriptional regulator, coding for MNDLLNTLITELRRGTLTLAVLSQLRKPQYGYSLVQLLEASGISIDQSTLYPLLRRLEKQDLVTSSWDTSESRPRKYYVLSEYGMEIYQQLKAEWKKTTQELVQLLKGEEDQHESN
- a CDS encoding DUF2785 domain-containing protein is translated as MTLKEKLILIKTNGYQAPSGTFQLIQEMMDNIGSIDAQLRDELIYTTLSNWIPGNALTVNELEQLLSVVLDKNHLLFRLGETNTDSVFTRSFSMLVIPLLLMKHRESPFLSSKHIHQIKEKVFYNIHKERDYRGYDEEKGWAHAIAHAADALDDLAQCSELDKKDLLIILDLVYEKMTITDRVYSDGEDERMVNSIISVLNKKILSQTYVEKWIQSFGDVEKNPEFLHAFKQKNNIKNFLKSLYFRVKFHKVDAVLCPTIEHTLYNVEQVYYS
- a CDS encoding SDR family oxidoreductase, encoding MNVLVVGASGQIGRQLVRMLAESGKHRVTAMVRRQEQADKLLQEGIQAVNGNLLAGVEELVRLVTGFDSIVFTAGSGGSTGADMTLLIDLDGAVKMMEAAELAGVKRFVMVSAMGAHRRDRWVEQIKPYYAAKHYADRILVSTSLDYTIIRPGALLNEPGTGRIACAEDLERGAIPREDVARMIQAVLDDTRTYRRAFDLKSGDTSIEAALQQL
- a CDS encoding CD3324 family protein, translated to MKYVNADVILPDHLIREIQKYVNGGMIYIPKPEDQHKKWGEASGGRKYLQQRNREIRLRFASGISIDQLAAQFCLSCHSIKKIVYSKPEE
- the imm48 gene encoding Imm48 family immunity protein — its product is MTVMQAIDELIDFTDVIYEGLGITFEETNELERQVISAFCFGAVNAIVQRDHMAPHDAHALMLSLLIRKFAYSPEQAAAFTEDLIQATNPDVHQVMNAIIHRGIDGHRQYVEQNHEELRQNITEILITLQSEE